AACGGTCCTGTTAGTTCAACACTCGTCATCACTTTTTTGGAAAAAGCGACGTGAAATCCTGCTGCCGATCCAACAGAAGACTCAACCATTGACCCAACTTGACATTCCATGCCTGCCATTTCAGCCATATGTGCAAGTTTCATCGCAGGGTAAATCCCTCCGCACTTCATCAATTTAATATTTACCTTATCCGCAGCTCGTTTCGCAATAATTTCCCTCATCTCACGGACACCACGCAAACCTTCATCAATCATGACTGGCGTATGTGTTTTCGCCTTCACTTCAACCATGCCATCAATATCATCCGCAAGTACAGGTTGTTCAATCCAATCGAGTGCACAATGTTCTAACTTTCGAAGACCGAGTAACGTGTTACCGCTATTTGTCCATCCTTGATTGACATCGACGCGAATGGCGATTTCATCACCTACACGTTCTCTCACCGCTTCAATCCTTCTCACGTCGTCCATCACTTGTTCGCCGACTTTCATTTTCAACGAACAATAACCCGACGCGACTCTTTCTTCCGCTTCGTTAGCCATTTCTTCAGGAGACGCTATACTTAACACATGTGTAATTGGAAATTCTGCGTGATATCTCCC
This window of the Sporosarcina pasteurii genome carries:
- a CDS encoding mandelate racemase/muconate lactonizing enzyme family protein gives rise to the protein MKITEIEIFAIRLPLYEPFVISYARYDDMPSIIVKITTDTGHVGYGEGVADEHVTGESLTSTFEVIKNTLAPKLIGEDPKNMERIHDIMDAAIYGVPTAKAALDIACYDVVGKYLGVPVYDLLGGRYHAEFPITHVLSIASPEEMANEAEERVASGYCSLKMKVGEQVMDDVRRIEAVRERVGDEIAIRVDVNQGWTNSGNTLLGLRKLEHCALDWIEQPVLADDIDGMVEVKAKTHTPVMIDEGLRGVREMREIIAKRAADKVNIKLMKCGGIYPAMKLAHMAEMAGMECQVGSMVESSVGSAAGFHVAFSKKVMTSVELTGPLKFKEDIGNLHYDVPFIRLNEKPGLGIDVDEQQLQKLTSFTGKVSS